Part of the Microthrixaceae bacterium genome, GGGATGGCGGCGGGCTCGAGCAGTTCGGTGATCTGCACCGGATTGATCGGCTGGGACTGCAACACGATCGGCACGCCGGCCGCGACCATCTCGTTGCCGCAGTCGGTGGCACCCGCCGGAGTCAGCAGGTCGGTGCAGACCAACAGTTCGAGCGGGCGTCCGCCGATGCCGCCCATGTATTCGTTCACGTATTCGACGGTGGCCTTGGCTCCCTCGTATTCGGGAGTGGTGTCGATCGCTGCGGTCTCGCCGGAGTAGATGAATCCGACCTGGATCGGATCGCCCGAGGCCGGGTTCTTCTCCCCGAGAATGCTGAGGTCGACCTCGGCCGCGGTCGTCGTGGACTGCGTGTTGTCGTCCGCGGTGTCTTCGGTGCAGCCTGCGGCGAGGAGTGCCAGCGAACTCGCAACGGCACCGGCCGCAACGACGCGACGGTATTTGGACAGCATGTGTTCCCCCTGTTCCCCCGACGCTTCCGCGTCGATACCTCTACATGTTTAGCACATTCAGGCGAGGTTGACCGGCATCGATGAGATTCCGCTGATGAAGTTCGACCCCACCCGCACCGGCTCCGACGCCAGCGACAGGTTCGGGAAGTGTTGGACCAACTCATCGAGCATCGTCTTGACCTCGAGACGCGCCAGGTGGGCCCCCAGGCAGTAATGCGGACCGATGCCGAACGCCATGTGCGGGTTCTCGGCGCGATCGAGTTCGAGGCCGTGCCGATTCGAAAACACGTTGGGGTCGCGGTTCGCCGCACCGAACCACACGACCACCTTGTCTCCGGCGCGGATGTGTTGGTCGCCAAGAGTGGTGTCGGCGGTCGCGGTGCGCCGAAAGTGCGCCACCGGCGACACGTAGCGCAGCAACTCCTCAAGCGCGACCATCGGAACCTCACCTTGGGCTGCCATCTGGGACCAGCGTCGGTGTTCCTGGAGTGCCGCCACCGAACCGGAGATGGCGTTGCGGGTCGTTTCGTTTCCGGCGACGACCAACAGCACCCAGAACATTGCGAACTCCCAGTCGTCGAGCTGATCGCCGTCGACCTGCGCGTTGGCGATCGTCGAGACCATGTCGTCGGTGGGATGTTCGCGCCGCTGCGCCGCCATCGCCTGCCCGTACTCGACCATCGCCGCCATCGCTTCGACCCCGCTGGCCGACTCGCCCGACTGTTGTATGCCCTCGGCCTCGATGAGAGCGTTCGACCACTCGAAGATCAGATGGCGATCCGAACGCGGCATGCCCAACAGATCGGCGAGCACCCGCAACGGCAGCTCCGCCGAGACGGCGGTGACGAGTTCGCACTCGCGTTGGCCATCGAGTTCCACCATGATCTCGCGGGCGTTGACCCGTACCGATTCGTGCAGCTTCTCAACCGAACGCGGTGTGAAGCTCGGTTGGAGAATCCGGCGAATACGCGTGTGATGCGGCGCGTCCATGTTTATGAGCATCGCCCGCAAAGTCGGCAGGCTCTCCTCGTCGAGGGACAGCATCATCGTCGTGCCGAGTTCGGAGGAGAACCGGTCCGAATTACGAAGCACCTCGTTGACGAGTTCGTGGCTCGTGACGGTCCAGAACCCTGGGCTGTCGACGAAGCGGACGAAGTCGGTCTGCATCGCGTCATCGACGGGCAACTCGTCATGCCAGGCGACACCTCCGGCCTCACGCAACGCGTCGAAGGCCCCATGGGGCACCGCCTGTGCGAACGAGGCGGCGAGGCTGAGGTCGACGTCGGTGATGTCGCGGGCGAAACGGGCGCCGGCGGGCGCGTCCTGTGGCTGTCGGGGCGATGGATTGGGCTGCGTCATTCGGGGTTCCTTTCCCGTCGGTACCGGACTGGTGGTTCAGCGGTTCTCGCCGAGGTAGGCGGCCTCGACCCGTCCGATGTCGGCGGCAAGCTCGTGGGCCGGGGCGCTCAGAACGGCCTCGCCGTGAACGAGCACGATGGCCTCATCGGCGACGTCGAGCGCGAGACGAACGTGTTGTTCGACCAGCACCACGACGGTGTTCATCTCATCGGCGGCGTGCCGCACCGTGTCGAGCAGTTGGGTCACGATGAGCGGAGCGAGACCCATCGACAACTCATCGATCAACAACGCCCGGGGCCGTTGCACGAGGGCCCGACCGATGGCGAGCATCTGCTGTTCGCCGCCGGACAGCGATCCGGCGGTCACCTTCCAACGGCGCCTGAGGGCGGGGAACATCTCGGCGACCTCCTCGATGGCGTTGCGGTCCTTGGGCGCAGCCGCGCGCAGGTTGTCTCCGACGCTGAGCGTGGTGAACAGGCAGCGGTTGTCGGGGACCAGCACGAGGCCGGCGCGGTTCGCGGCCTGCGCCTTGCCGGAGGGCAGCACGGTTCCATCGAGGATCACCTCGCCGCCTTGATGGGCCAACAATCCGGCCATCGCGGACAGCATCGTGGTCTTGCCGGCGCCGTTGGGGCCGAGCAGTGCCAACACGGTGCCATCGGACAGCGACAGGTCGACGTTGCGGACAACGGTGAGGCTTCCGTAACCGACGGTGAGACCTCGGCATTGCAGTCGCGGGGTCATGGCGCCTCCACCGGACGGCTTGCGGGCTTGCCGGTCATGGTCGCGCTGGTCGCT contains:
- a CDS encoding cytochrome P450, giving the protein MTQPNPSPRQPQDAPAGARFARDITDVDLSLAASFAQAVPHGAFDALREAGGVAWHDELPVDDAMQTDFVRFVDSPGFWTVTSHELVNEVLRNSDRFSSELGTTMMLSLDEESLPTLRAMLINMDAPHHTRIRRILQPSFTPRSVEKLHESVRVNAREIMVELDGQRECELVTAVSAELPLRVLADLLGMPRSDRHLIFEWSNALIEAEGIQQSGESASGVEAMAAMVEYGQAMAAQRREHPTDDMVSTIANAQVDGDQLDDWEFAMFWVLLVVAGNETTRNAISGSVAALQEHRRWSQMAAQGEVPMVALEELLRYVSPVAHFRRTATADTTLGDQHIRAGDKVVVWFGAANRDPNVFSNRHGLELDRAENPHMAFGIGPHYCLGAHLARLEVKTMLDELVQHFPNLSLASEPVRVGSNFISGISSMPVNLA
- a CDS encoding ABC transporter ATP-binding protein, whose translation is MTPRLQCRGLTVGYGSLTVVRNVDLSLSDGTVLALLGPNGAGKTTMLSAMAGLLAHQGGEVILDGTVLPSGKAQAANRAGLVLVPDNRCLFTTLSVGDNLRAAAPKDRNAIEEVAEMFPALRRRWKVTAGSLSGGEQQMLAIGRALVQRPRALLIDELSMGLAPLIVTQLLDTVRHAADEMNTVVVLVEQHVRLALDVADEAIVLVHGEAVLSAPAHELAADIGRVEAAYLGENR